The nucleotide window gtgtgtgtgtgtgtgtgtgtgtgtgtgtgtgtcctccgagCGTCGTCAGATATTGACCGCCTGATTGGAAAAACAAATCTCCGGGGGAGCGGGGAACGCCGACACCGGTGACGCCGCACGGGTTCTTAATTAACGTTCGATCCCTTCGTCGGCGCTAAATGAGCTCGGCTCATTAATGTAACGGATGTTCTCCAACCTTCTGAGGGGCGAGCGAATGAGCACGGTCGATGTTCATGAGCAGCTCAGCTTCGCTCGCGTGTTTTTGATGGATAATTTGTCCGATCTTTCTCGGGTTTTCCCGCGGGGGGCCATTGTGGGGGTTTCCCCGAATGATTTATGTTTTGCGGGGTTGTgattttgtttactttgtttgaGGATGTGGAAGGTTGTGGGTGGCTTTCTTGGATGGAGTTAATTGCTGAAGGTTATGGCTGAGTGGTTCACTACCTAACTAGGTACATCGATTACATTGATTGGTTCGCCAAACTGAGCATTGATATTGCTATAAATGTCTTTGGTAGAACATAAACATTAAATCTGTAGACTTATGAACATCCTTGCTTGTGGATATAACAGTATTTTTCTCTGCCTGCTACATTATTTTTTAACAGCAGCTTTAAGTTAATATTTCAGTGAGGTCAGTACATTTTTACAACAATGAAATAGTTTCCATCAAGGTAGATAGCAGGCAGACATTAAAGCAAACCACACCGAATCGCTGGAGATGCAGTTTTCAGACTTCTTTTGCAAAAGAGAGTCTGAATATTTAATCGGAGCTAAACCACACTTCCATTCTACGGTTGGAGGAACAGTGGTCTGCAGACAGCGGTGTATATACGGTATATTTATTGAGCTTTTGTTCCTCCTCAGAAAGCAGCTCCGGTGAAGGGACAGGGCGAGGTGATGCCCACCCTAGACATGGCGCTGTTCGACTGGACGGACTACGAGGACATGAAGCCAGTGGACTCATGGCCGCCCTCCAGGAAGAAAGGTACCCCCACCTCCCCGGAGATCCCAGGCTGAGCGGAGAATCACAGGGTCAAACTCTCATTTGATTAACATTTAATCATGAGATGTCAACAGCAACAGCATGGCCAGCATCCGATTATACTAAAATACCAATTAGAGTCTATTATATTTTGCGATAAATCAAAAGTAGTGGAGGGTCAATTTTAAAATCTATATCTAATATAACCAGCATGATATTTTAAGAATAGTTTTCAGCCGGTGTTTGATAGTCACATTAGGAAAACTAAAAAAATTGCTTGTATGAATTCATGTCACATGATAATATATTGCTTTGTTAATAGGCTATATTAACCTTTGCATTTAATTCCCAGACCTTTAAATGTGATGGGCCCATCCCTGATACAGAGCACCATCTCTATACTCTAGACCCCATACCCTTCAGTCTGATGACCTCTAGGTTCACGGGGTCAGGGCAGATCAGCTGATGCGATGCTCCTGAAGCTAGCAGACCTTAATCATGTTGCTACGGATACCGTGAAAGAATCTCGCCCCGGGGACCGTTGTCTGACCTTCTCTCCTGTCAATCATCTGCTACCTCGACCCCTCTCCGAACCGGAAAACGATACCTCAATAAACAAACTGTAGACTGTGGCTGTGTGGTGGTCCTCTACCTTCACCCTCGTGTGTAGACTGTGATGTGTGGTGGTCCTCTACCTTCACCCTTGTGTGTAGACTGTGATGTGTGGTGGACCTTCACCCTCGTGTGTAGACTGTGATGTGTGGTGGTCCTCTACCTTCACCCTCGTGTGTAGACTGTGATGTGTGGTGGTCCTCTACCTTCACCCTCGTGTGTAGACTGTGATGTGTGGTGGACCTTCACCCTCGTGTGTAGACTGTGGCTGTGTGGTGGACCTTTACCTTCACCCTCGTGTGTAGACTGTGATGTGTGGTGGACCTTCACCCTTGTGTGTAGACTGTGATGTGTGGTGGACCTTCACCCTCGTGTGTAGACTGTGGCTGTGTGGTGGTCCTCTACCTTCACCCTTGTGTGTAGACTGTGGCTGTGTGGTGGACCTTCACCCTCGTGTGTAGACTGTGATGTGTGGTGGTCCTCTACCTTCACCCTTGTGTGTAGACTGTGGCTGTGTGGTGGTCCTTTACCTTCACCCTCGTGTGTAGACTGTGGCTGTGTGGTGGACCTTTACCTTCATCGTTGTGTCTTTGGTTCTTGTCAGAAAAGAGGCGGAGTAAGAACCTGAGCAGCGGGAACGTGACGGCGGACTCGGACGGCCCTGAGCCATGTGACCACCACCTGGACTGTCTGCCAGGTCAGTGGGAGACGCCCTCAGGAACCTCTAGGGTTCTGTTCTGATACACTGATGGACTGTCGGCCTGCTCAGTGGGAGACGCCCTCAGGAACCTCTAGGGTTCTGTTCTGATACACTGATGGACTGTCGGCCTGCTCAGTGGGAGACGCCCTCAGGAACCTCTAGGGTTCTGTTCTGATACACTGAAGGACTGTCGGCCTGCTCAGTGGGAGACCACCAGGGTCCTATCCTGTCTACACTTAACTTAACAATCAACTGAAAACTGAAATATTGAAACCTATGATGGATGTTGATACACATTCAATATGTTTAGAATCTGTTTATACTTAACGAGACACTTCAAGGTGAGAGGTGGAGCAGGTCAACTGAATACTGCAGCTTAGGATGACCCCAATGTGTCCTCTGACCGGCCCAGGCTCATGCTGTGACCTGCGGCAGCACGAGTGCACCCCCCACAACAGAGGGCTGAACAACAAGTGTTACGACGACTGCATGTGTGAGGAAGGTGAGTCGACAAGTCATCAAGTCCCATGTAAAAAACATGttatcatacacacatacatttattaaTGTAGACATAACTCAATGAAGTCCCCTTCATGTACAGTTCATAATATTTCCATAAACCCAGTGGCGTTGAtgtattttctatatatatatattaatataacaaGAGCATAATGTGCCAGGGCAGCTCTTCTTGGTAATTGCCCCCCGCAAGGTGAGACCGCCACGGCCCGCTGCCTCTCGGGATTTTGCCGCTTCCAaggcatttttttattttagtcgGCATTACTCCAGAGTTGTGTTGACGAGCGGTCGTTTTTAATGGTCAACTGCGCCCCCGAGGATCTGCTGTCACGAGCAGAACACGCACGTCGGGCGAGCTGGTAACATCTGCTTTTCATTTTCTCCCAGGATTCCGTTGCTACGCCAAATTTCATCGCAAACGCCGCGTCACTCGTCGGAAAGGTCGCTGCGTGGTCCCCGAGTCGGCCAATAGCGAGCAAGGAGCCTTCATCACGATCTGAGGAGCTGGAGGAACaccaaggggagggggggggagtatggGGAACCCCACCCAGAGAGACATCAGCAGACATCTCCAGTGGCACAGCACCTTAAAGATGGCAGCTTTAAGGTGTACTTTAAGCCTGTATTCCATTGATAATAGATCATTTAAAAACATGTATTTGGTTCTGGTCATTTCAGATTTTCAGCAGTTTCATCCAATCTCCTCTTTGTCAAAACGAAGTGGTCCTACCACAGTGGTCTTTTGTTTTAAGAGTTCGGAGTTCAGCCCCTATCCAACACCTTTTTCTACTTCCCTTGTGCCGTTTACATTGTGCCAAGTAGGGATGCACTGATAGGCCGATATCAGCCACGTTGTACATAGGCCAGAGTGTAGCAGTCGGCAGCAGTATCCCATGTTTTTGTGTTATCTCGTGAAAAAATCCATAATATTTCGTCCCATGCGACTTTGTATGAGGATAACGACCGCTGTCGAAGTCGGGGAAAAGGTCAATCGATTTCGGTATTGTGACCGGTCGATAAGAACTTGATGCAGCCCCAGAGGTGAATCCCTGTTTTATTCAGCCCACCCACAGAAAGGAGGAGAATCCATTCAGTACTTTATCATGGTTCCGGAACAGCTTACACGGGCCTTATGCTGCATTCACTCCGTATGGAAGATATCGAGGACATGTCTGGAATAATTCCCGTTGCTCCGACTTGATAGCGATCCCAATCACGCAGATGGGACAGTTCGGAAGTAGGGATGTGACATTGAAGATGTGTTaaatgtgtaaaaaaataaattccttgggtgaagggggggggggggggggggggtgtctttgGGCTTTGATGATTTTCCATGTTTGTTAATAATATGAGCAATCTATCAAattaacaataaacaaaataaaaaaaacacgataaatctaaaaaaaaaactaggcttGCGACCTCGGGAATCTTTTATTTGGTCCGATCAGGTCTTCCCCGGGTCAGAGATATCAGTTCTGTCCCAAAGTTCCCAATGCTCAgatatagaataataataaaactcaGAGAGGGAAGTGAACTATTTTTATCGCTCGGATATTATGCTGGTTATTACAGTTACTCCACACGTCCGGACAGACCATTAGTCCTCTTGGTTCAGGCACTTGTTGGGTGGGGAACTGAATGGGAACGCTTAGTGAATAAGGCCTACTGTTATCTTTCTTCGAAACCTGACTCATCTGGTGGCACTACTGTGTTCTGTAAGCCTACTGTACATATGAATGGCTTTAATCACTCAATTTATAAGGTAATGTTTCTTGTTTATTGAATGTACTTACTTTACGTTAGAATGCAAAAGtttgcctgtttgtttgttttttgcttgACTTTATTTTATATCTCCTAATATATACTTTGTTTATACTGGGGACTCCTCATGTTTTCAGTTCAAACTTTTTACCCATGATTAAAACTGAAATAGGATAAACCTATTCTCCACTCTTTACTTCACCATGCGTGACAGGTCAattttttacatatttacatatttccAACTATGAATTCATCTTTTGCATTTGGTGTCAGCACGCCTTCACAAACTAGAATTATCTGGCTAACCCAACCATCCTGTAGAAAGGTTTTTCATCCAAGACACTAAGTGTTGCCGTCAGTAACGCATAATGCATTTGTTGGCAATAAACATCTAACCCTAAGCTATCGCCATCAATATTTGATCAAGAAGAGAAACGCAACGTTGCCATTTTTCTTGCCGGCCTGCGTCCTCCGTCTTCAAGATTCACAGCCAGGGGAGAACCGCAGTAGCGGTAATAGTGATGTATATATTGTGAATATTTACCtcggagagcgagagtgagagacgcTCCACTATCTTGTTCTCCTGTGAATCCTGGGCCAGCAGCCAGCCGAGTGATAGATTACACCCAGAATAGTTGTCACGTCTCTCTCCGACAGAGCCAGGAAACACCTCCTGGAGACCAGCGGGAGGAGCGACCGGCGCTCCCCGCGCCAAGGAGCCCGTCTCCGGCAGAGTTTTGGACATGTGTGCGTGGGCTCAGGGGACGAGAACAataggagggagagatgaatggGGAACTGATGGAATAAGTATTAAAAGACCTGGCTGATATATCGGCCGACTATCTCTGTGTTGGGTTCAGGGACCTTCCTCAGCGTTTTAAAACCACTCCTTTAAGTTATAATCCGGTAACATCAATGTAGTGTCCTGTAGCCTAAAGCAAAGCACAACTACTGTTTATCCCCTGTTTAATGGTGCTCTCGAGATGCTTTAAATAAAAAGAGTCCACATAATGTCATAGGTCTacatattaaaaatatataaaacaagaGTCTATAAGAATAACTTAAATGACCAATTATCGAGAAGAAGTCTGTCAATATCGGAGAGGTTTGGCAGGTTCGACACATTGGAGGCTTTAAGGGCCTCATGTCCTGTGCAAGCAAACAATCCCCAAAGCTTTGCCTTTCCCCCGTCTCTCTGGATCGCCACATCTCAAATGAAGAGACATCTGTCCCCGCCAAACCAAATCTCAGTACCACTGTCAAAAAGTAGTATTTCCACTTTAATCAGGAGGAAATGGTACACGTTGTGCCCAGTCACATGGGAGACCGGGCCTTCAAGGTTACGGTGGAATGGAAAAGGGGGCTGTTATATCAGTAATACGAGGAGCATATTAACAGGCTATCTCTGGAGATACATGAGAGGGAGCAGATAAGAGGTGTATGCTAAACCCCACTCTAGAGGGAGTACATAAAATAGACACCTATTGTATATATTATACTGTAAGGGAGCATAATATCTCCGACCTAATGGCTTTGGCAAAAACATACCCACATTATTTTGTGTCGCAAATTAAACACCAACATGGATTGGTTTCTATTCCTTTTCGATGACAACTTTTAAAAAACGAACCACAAAAGTCATTGAAAAGATGAGAAGTCGATAAAACGAAGAGCGATGGAGATCCGTTGTACAGAACACcgatgtggtggtggaggtgggggctgGAGATCCGCTGAAcacggaggtgggggtggaggtgtggtggggggtggagatCTACGGAAGACggagttggtggaggtggtggagggccgGGGGCGTGTGATCGTCACGTGGAAGCAGTCAGGCTTGTGTCACATGGTTTGGTTTGCCAGGCTCATCCGAAAGCCTTGAAGTTTCAAAGAATTGGGAGTCGGGTTTGCATTGCAGATTTGTTCATAAACCCTTAAAAAGGAAAACCTTTTAGTGGTGATCGAGGTCGATTTGGTATCTTTATTCATATAATGGAAATTCCCGCGATCAATCTTAAggtaagtgtgtttgtttgcgtccGGCTGTGCAGCAAGGTGTTCCCGATCATTACCAGACTACTCATGTTTACCCTTGTTATTGGTCTGTTGTCTGCAACCGCTAGATTACTGCAGCTAGATCAATTCTACTTCAACTTTTTAAATTGATGAGTTGGCTGATCTGGGGGTAGTTTCCATAAGATCACAATCGCAAATGTCCATTTAGTCAaacaatgtttaaaatgttaaaaaataataataatgaattggATAGATGGGCATATTGGCTATAATTAGCCTATATTGTCCGTTAACCCTTGACAGtaacataataatatattagAACCAGCAAGAATGGCCACACACTGGTCAGTAAATGGTGAACTTTATGTCCAATTAGCCTGACTTGTTGTAAATGTTCTTTTGATTAGACCTTATTGTGTTTTTCCAAATACAGGCCATAATACTGGTCCACTGGCTGCTGACGTTATGGTGAGTGAGTATAAGCAGGCGAATGCCAAAAGCTTTTTTCTCCTCATTTTCCTCTCGCTGGACGGGACCCTAACGTGGGCTCCTCCCGGTGGGATGTGCCCGAGCGGACGGTACGGTGACCCGGTTGTTCCCTCTGCTAGGGGCTGTATGAACGGGCTGCCCGACTCCTTCGCCTGGGGGAACTTCAGTGTGCTGGCCGTGGGCCTCTGGGCGGTGGGCCAACGGGACTCTGTGGACGCGGTGCTGATGGTGAGTCTGctgtcccccccctcagccctgaGCTGTGAGCCTCGTGTGATGACGGTACTGGGGTTTAGTGGCTAACCCGATCTCCTGTGTTTAATCGTCAGTAGGCCTACGTGACATTAATTTTTTCACTTCCACCAAAGGTCTCTCGTTAGCCGCTTACACAATtgaagagtgtgtgtctgtgcaattGATGAGTCATGCAAAGATGAAGTAGAAGTAGTTACTACACATCGACCAAATACTATCATGTTCTTCAAAGTCAAGAGGGAAAGCTCACAATTGTTATTCTTTGTATCTTTACTtcttctttctgtctgtattcTCAGAGTGATGGGTAGTTTTCAAAACAAAACCCCCAAACATAAGTCTTTCTTTATtgtgcccccccgcccctgtcCCCGCCCCTGTCCCCGCCCCtgtccctgaccctgaccctgtccctgtccctgtccatCCCTGACCCCGTCCCTGACCCTGTCCCTGACCCTGTCCCTGCCCGTCCCTgaccccgtccccgtccctgtCCCTGACCCTGTCCCtgaccctgtccctgtccctgtccctgacCCCGTCCCTgaccccgtccccgtccctgtCCCtgaccctgtccctgtccctgaccctgtccctgtccctgtccccgtccccgtccctgACCCCGTCCCTGTCCccgtccctgtccctgtccctgaccctgtccctgaccctgaccctgtccctgtccctgtccctgtccctgaccctgtccctgtccctgtccctgaccctgtccctgtccctgtccctgaccctgtccctgaccctgaccctgtccctgtccctgacCCTGTCCCGTTCCCTGTCCCTGTAGCTGCTCATCGGCCTCAGCCTGACCATCCTGACGGACATCGTCCACTTCGGGGTGTACTACCCGCTGATGGAGTCCCTGACCAACAGCAGCGACGCCTTCCGCTTCAGCGCCAGCATGGCcatcctcagcctgctcctgaAGCCCGTCTCCTGCTTCTTCGTGTACCAGATGTACCGCGAGCGCGGCGGAGACTACAACCTCCACTTCGGTGAgtagcagagggaggaggggcctTTATACATGACCTCCATCGTGGTTATTAGTACGGGAAATGGCTCGGTGTCTCCATTACATTTATGGAATTTAATATAtcggatggtgtgtgtgtgtgtgtgtgtgtgtgtgtgtgtgtgtgtgtgtgtgtgtgtgtgtgtgtgtgtgtgtgtgtgtgtgtgtgtgtgtgtgtgtgtgtgtgtgtgtgtgtgtgtgtgagcagcctcacctggcctgagtcagtCTGACTGCACTCTGGGGCGGGCTGGGGTTACACACCTGTTGTACGTTGAGCGATCAACAGGTTAAACCCTCCGCACGCTCAGGGagatcttgagtgtgtgtggatgatggctggttgagGCGGCcatcatctacacacacacacactccacaaatATACACACCTGAGTATAACCATCTGCTCTAATAGCATCAATCCCCTTTTAGCAGCGATGCTACATCCAGGAGAAAACCTCCTATGTCCACACAGACCTCAGGGCTGCAGCACTCCGGTGTTCGTAGTGACCAATCAGCACACAGCAGCGAGCTGGAGCCGGGGCCTGATGCATGCGCCCCCGTCCCGTCCAGGTCGCCCTCagcgggggggttggggggcatgaggaggagggccGTGAGCTCCGCCCCTCTggagcccagcgggggggggggggtggaggggcatgaggaggagggccGTGAGCTCCGCCCCTCTGAAGCCCAGCGGGGGTCGTGTTCTCTaatgttcggggggggggggggggggggggggggggggcacgcggCCGTGAGCTAATTGAGTTCCAGTGAGTCTCGTTAGGCGCCGGCCGAGCCCCGCTGATGCAGATGTGCGTGCGGAGCGAGCGGCGTGACGCGGTCATGTGCTTCTCATCTGGACGGATTAAAGGAGCAGCAGGACGTGCTGCGCTGAAGAGTGTTCTGGCACCGCGCTAACGGCGCCGGATCACTGGAACATGGCGGCGGTGCTTTGACTTAAGTTATGCGTCATTACAAATTACGGTTAATGAACCGTGGGTTAGGtgagggataatgtatagaacgccggtcattatcgagaaaataatccccgacagggcgaacacgacaccgacgcgcagcggaggtgtcttgttcgccatgaaggggcttatttttcgataatgaccggcgaagttctatacattatcccgcttattacacggctacttcccaaaacgaaacaatttatttacaatgtatttgttaccagcattcatagtgttgatcagcagagaaatagtccccccaagacgttgacgtcgtcgcttagcaaccgacagcgcttgggttgatacatatcccgcttattacattgacaagttaccggactacgtgcggCGTGATGCCAAAGGCCaaaagtccttttgtttaccttgacagcggtcattattcatcctttgccaatgaattatcaaaaaataattgaccgccggaagttgtgaagtgcccatgcaagtgaacggaacgttgaaaagacccgtATGATAATAGGACATATCTCCTTTCTGGCTGATGTGTAATTGTGAGGAGAGAACATATCGCCTGCAGCAGATGGTTCAGTTTATAGTTGAGCACTGTGTGCGGTGATGAGGTATTGGCTGTGATAATGAATCACCTGATAACGTCTAATGTACACCTGGTACACCATTAACCTGCCCCCCATGGGTGCTGCAGGACGTCCGTTCTGCTGTCCATCCATCactctgtgtgggggggtgatggtgggaAGCTATTTGTCAATCAGTCCAGAGCCGTTTCCGTCAGAGGTTTGATCGACCGTCACCTCTGTGTACGTCATTACCGTCTCCGTATGATGACGATGGTATATCGACCGTCCCTCCGGTTATTTATGCATTTGTTTAACTGAATGCCGCTCTCTTGTGGCCGGGGCGtggccatccatccatccgacTGACTTTTATTCTTCCTTAGCTTCAGCGCGCGTTAGTCTTTTTAATTGCAGTCTGATTGCTGAGCTGAAGCCCCACTGGGTCCCCAACGGAGACAACAAGGCCATTAGGTTTCCTGGGTGTGATTTAGTTTGTTCATCTGTACACCGCACGCTGGGCCTTGATTAGTAGTAGCCTAGTTACGGGTATCTGAATAACCGGTCTGAACGCAGAGACTGTCCTTCGACCGCCATGCATCAGATCCTCGGCCCGCTGGTTTGTATTCGAAGCGCTGAGCGACTTGGCGTCGTGATCTCTGCCGCCGCTGGCCCCTTGGTCCTCTCGTGGACAGAGCAGCTCACCTGAGGCTCGCGTCTGTTTGTTTCATCAACATGTTCAGATCCCCTCTCGGCTTTACTGTGGCGCTGTGGGGCCGGGGCTGGGGTGGCATGCAGAGCAGGCGCTCTCCGCGTCCCAGAGCTGTCCGCCCTGTTGTTTATGTGTCCAATCATCTTGTCTCATGTcgctctgtccccctcccccccttctcttctccttcttcactTCACTCATATCCTCCGTTCCTCTCCTGTTCATCCCTTGTTCACCTCTCTTCTGTCATCTTCCCTCGTCTGTTCTCTCTgctgtcttctcctctctcctctctccccgtctctcctctcctctattctctcctctcctcctgtccccctctctcctctcccctctctcctctcctccgtccccctctctcctctccccctctctcctctcctcctctgtccctctctctcctctcctcccctctctcctctcctccgtccccctctctcctctcctcctgtccccctctctcctctctcctcctcctctcctcctctcctcccctctctcctctcctcccctctctcctctcctcccctctctcctctcctccatccccctctctcctctcctcccctctctcctctcctcccctctctcctctccccctctgtccctttctcctctcctcccctctctcctctccccctctgtccctctctcctctcctcccctctctcctctcctcctgtccccctctctcctctcctcccctctctcctctcctcctgtacccctctcctcttccctgatCCCTGTCCCAGACCTGGAGACGTCGGGGGAGAGCCGTTGTACCACAGACAGCGCTGACACCACCTATTTTGGCCGGCAGTACTgacctctcccccttcctccccccaccccagccccccaccatctccaaacaggaagtgagatcATGTAGTGGACGGCTCTgatctgtttctctttctttcctcggtatctgtctgtgtctctttcacTTCCCCGTCTAccgtttttattttgtacatttgtgtcatttttgtgtttcccaGCCGTCACTGCTGTATGTTCGCTGTCTCAGATGTGTGCTTGTATTGATTAACATGTGTCTCTATGTTTTCATTTCTATAAATTATTAATCCTACTTCCCTCAAGACTCAGTCTTCGTACTTTGTGTTGATTTAAAACGTGACGGGACACATGCTGAGCGAGATCAAATGATAGAGACGGAGAAATAGTGTGACATGGATTCAGACAATCTGTCTGTATATGTCACTCTTTAAAGACATAAGTTACGTTTTAAATATGCCTTCATGTTGTTTTTGCCAGAATATTACAGCTTTTAAATAATCGTCTTAGCAGATCTTTGTATATTTTGGTGTTGGAACAAATTGTGAAAGCAATCATTTAAAGAGCTGTGTTGTTTGACAAATCCAGAAGCTGACCTTGCCTGTGAATTGAATAAAAGTGTCATTCCTCAATAACACGCGGGCTATAAATAAGAGCATGATTTGATGCAGGGAGCATGGCGGGGTATGGGCTGTGCGCCGCGAGCAGCAGTATGTATTCCTTTGTAGTTCACAGGCTTTAAGTTCTCCACATTCTGGCCGTGACTGGCCAGGGATCCTCTGAGGTTTATTATTCTATGTACGAGGTTCTCTTGGCCCAGAGGCCGAGGGCAGCGTGGGCTCCAGGATGAATGATGTCCATGATGTTTACAGCCTTCCCAACGCTCCGGCATAAATCATGGTGGCCTGAGCCATGGTGCCGGCGCCCCGTGTTcggggtttgtgtgtttatagtcCAGGTTCCTGCGGGTTCTGCAGTAGTGGTGGACCAGCACACTGCGGGAGACCAGGAGGTAAAGACGGCTTTACTTTGGAGATGCACGGACACTTTTATTTAACACGCGTTTGAAAAACGACCACTCTTGATGACGATGCGTTGttgtgatgacatcatcaaagATGGTTGGTTGATGGGTGATGTGTTTCTTAACCTGAATGCATGAAGGCTCTAGAAGACTAATTGTGCCCGATGTCCGCCGCTGTGCTGCACATCAGCGCATCGCCAGTTTGATTACATAACCGTAACAGATCAAACCCAGAGAGACCAGCATCACACCAGCTCAAGCTTTGTTGTCCCTTTATCGTATTCCGAGCCGGCTATTTGAACAAAGTTAGTATTCCTTCCACATCCAGCACATGCTTGTGTCAAGGTAACAAACGACTAACCAAGCAAAATGGGGTAGCGGTAGACGgacctgaaacacacagaggaaccgGGAACGCGCCGTCCAAACCGCTAACACCCTCAACCCGCTCCCAGTTCACCCTGGGCACCACTCCAAAGATTGTGCTTTTAAATGGAtattaacctgtgtgtgtgtgtgtgtgtgtgtgtgtgtgcgtgcgtgcgtgcgtgcgtgcgtgcgtgcgtgtgtgtgtgtgtgtgtgtgtgtgtgtgtgtgtgtgtgtgtgtgtgtgtgtgtgtgtgtgtgtgtgtgtgtgtgtgtgtgtgtgcgtgtgtgtgtgtaggttttccCTCTGTGACGCGCGACAGAACCGCCTACGACTCCCTGGACCACCAGCCCCCGGccgctgaccccgccccccccttcaACCAGGCCTAGGACggccccccacagccccccagcACCCCCAGGGGGACCCCCCTGGCCCACTGGCTCTTAGTGTCCATTAGCCGAcagtggtgcattgtgggtgttTTCATCCGAGTATTTTTCTACTTCCccctctgtgggggggggcgaggtAACCCCCCAGGACCACACCCCGCCCATGGCTGTTGTTTGTGAATAGTTagtaaaataatgaatactgAAATGTCTCAATGCTGAAACTAGAGCATGTCCGCGTTCCCCAGCTGTGGTACTGTGTTGTGGtgttgagttgttgttgttgttgttgttgttgttgatgtggtCGTGAAGAGGCGGAAGTTTGGCTTCAATCGTTGCTATTTTGGTTTGCTTCCCGTTGCTTTGTGTTTGGTACTTGGAGAAACTTTCTGTTCTGATTTCCTGAGGAAACTCAGGATCAGAGGCTGA belongs to Gadus morhua chromosome 13, gadMor3.0, whole genome shotgun sequence and includes:
- the agtrap gene encoding type-1 angiotensin II receptor-associated protein; this encodes MEIPAINLKAIILVHWLLTLWGCMNGLPDSFAWGNFSVLAVGLWAVGQRDSVDAVLMLLIGLSLTILTDIVHFGVYYPLMESLTNSSDAFRFSASMAILSLLLKPVSCFFVYQMYRERGGDYNLHFDLETSGESRCTTDSADTTYFGRQY